One stretch of Siphonobacter curvatus DNA includes these proteins:
- a CDS encoding DUF6992 family protein — protein sequence MKKLLSLLALCVGTQRPSKAQTEPLRSFDQQRVDLTQRGMYVLGGWAVGNLVYSATQLGKSSGEAKAFHQMNIGWAAIDLVLAGASLLSNRKPLPARSADEVLKQQRKFEKIFLINTALDVVYVGGGVYLNQRGERQDKAQLRGFGKAVILQGAFLFLFDGVMYAAHRTHYRKNESLWKNLEPADEGVGVKVKF from the coding sequence TTGAAAAAACTCCTCTCCTTACTGGCCTTGTGCGTAGGTACGCAACGGCCATCGAAAGCTCAAACCGAACCCCTTCGCTCCTTTGATCAGCAGCGGGTCGACCTCACCCAACGAGGTATGTACGTGCTAGGTGGCTGGGCCGTGGGAAACCTGGTCTATAGTGCTACCCAGCTCGGCAAAAGCAGCGGCGAAGCCAAAGCCTTTCACCAGATGAATATCGGCTGGGCAGCCATTGATCTGGTCCTGGCGGGGGCTAGTCTGCTCAGTAATCGCAAGCCCCTCCCCGCCCGCTCCGCAGATGAAGTATTGAAGCAGCAACGGAAATTCGAGAAAATCTTTCTAATCAATACGGCTCTGGACGTGGTGTACGTGGGCGGAGGCGTGTATCTGAACCAACGCGGAGAACGTCAGGATAAAGCTCAGCTTCGCGGGTTCGGTAAGGCGGTGATCCTTCAGGGAGCTTTTCTGTTTTTGTTCGACGGTGTAATGTACGCTGCTCACCGAACGCATTACCGGAAGAATGAGTCGCTCTGGAAAAACCTGGAACCGGCGGATGAAGGTGTGGGGGTAAAGGTGAAGTTTTAA
- a CDS encoding sensor histidine kinase: MRNFTFQIYFRVVIIVLVSMLLAYLWFNTRLIVTKGVLVLLLGYLSFDLVSYLKKANRRVMDLFEAIRYADFTRNYTTRYLGGSPEYDFLVQEVIDSYRKNRSEKEELVRYLETIVQHLSVGLLVFGKDGHIETVNTAAKRLLNLVVIRNLKDLNSTSPALVEALETSSSGDTGLLRLTLTGEERTLAYAVTEFIRKDQKLKLVSLKDIQSELQNQEFDAWRNLTRVLTHEIVNSITPIHSLSGSLKGLLQSEWENDQRLTEETYDDLMDSLAVMERRSESLMQLIDAYRRFSRLPKPDFKVVSVGTILQNVASLYKSELADKNVELVLRVEPETLEVTADPQLVEFVLINLVKNGIQAMDGVPNARLELIGENDKTQRVTIQIADTGKGIIPEAMDKIFVPFFSTKQGGSGIGLSLSRQIMLQHRGTLRVESEPGVRTVFTLRF, from the coding sequence ATGAGGAATTTTACGTTTCAGATTTATTTCCGGGTAGTGATCATTGTACTGGTAAGTATGCTGCTGGCGTACCTCTGGTTCAATACCCGCTTGATTGTGACCAAGGGCGTGCTGGTACTGCTGCTGGGGTATTTAAGTTTTGATCTGGTTTCGTACCTGAAAAAGGCCAATCGGCGGGTGATGGATCTGTTCGAAGCCATCCGCTACGCCGATTTTACCCGAAATTATACGACGCGGTATCTAGGTGGCTCGCCCGAATACGACTTTCTGGTACAGGAAGTGATCGATTCCTACCGTAAAAACCGATCAGAAAAAGAAGAACTCGTCCGTTACCTGGAAACGATCGTTCAGCATCTGAGCGTCGGTTTGCTGGTGTTTGGAAAAGACGGGCACATCGAAACGGTCAATACGGCGGCTAAACGGCTGTTAAATTTGGTCGTTATTCGAAATCTGAAGGACTTGAATAGTACTTCGCCGGCTCTGGTGGAAGCCCTCGAAACCTCTTCTTCGGGCGACACGGGCCTGTTACGACTGACGCTGACGGGCGAAGAACGAACGCTGGCCTACGCCGTAACGGAGTTCATCCGGAAAGATCAGAAACTCAAGCTGGTATCACTGAAAGACATTCAGTCGGAACTGCAGAATCAGGAATTTGACGCCTGGCGAAACCTGACGCGGGTACTAACGCACGAGATTGTTAACTCCATTACGCCCATTCACTCGCTGTCGGGCTCGCTGAAAGGGTTATTGCAGTCGGAGTGGGAGAACGATCAGCGACTGACTGAGGAAACGTATGATGATTTAATGGACTCGCTGGCGGTAATGGAACGACGCAGCGAAAGCCTGATGCAGTTGATCGATGCGTATCGCCGCTTTTCTCGCTTACCCAAGCCCGACTTCAAGGTGGTATCGGTCGGTACGATTTTGCAGAACGTGGCAAGCTTGTACAAAAGCGAACTAGCCGATAAAAACGTTGAACTGGTGCTACGCGTTGAACCTGAGACCCTGGAAGTAACGGCCGATCCGCAACTGGTGGAATTTGTACTGATCAATCTCGTTAAAAATGGTATTCAGGCGATGGATGGAGTGCCCAACGCTCGTCTGGAACTGATTGGCGAAAACGACAAAACGCAGCGGGTAACCATTCAGATAGCGGATACGGGCAAAGGCATCATTCCTGAAGCGATGGACAAGATCTTTGTTCCTTTCTTTTCGACCAAGCAGGGCGGTTCGGGAATTGGGCTGAGCCTGTCCCGACAAATCATGTTACAACATCGGGGAACGCTACGGGTAGAATCCGAGCCAGGGGTACGGACGGTGTTTACGCTACGGTTTTAG
- a CDS encoding sigma-54-dependent transcriptional regulator gives MPLTPARILVVDDNEDLLKAARLLLKQHFTRVDTEKNPENLPNLLRQEGYDVIMLDMNFTQDVTSGTEGFFWLDKILQIDPAAIVLLITAYGDVEMAVRAVKSGATDFILKPWSNEKLLATLLSALSLRKSKLEVEKLKSQNAIIARDQQARFGEMVGVSSAMREVFGTIQKVAATDANVLILGENGTGKELIARSLHQNSNRSRQAFISVDLGAISEHLFESELFGHVKGAFTDAREDRAGRFEAADGGTIFLDEIGNIPLPMQAKLLTVLQSRQVTRVGSNRPKSIDIRLICATNMPLAEMVSKGEFRQDLLYRINTIELRIPALRERPEDIELLAHHYLRVYTQKYRKRIKDVSPAAIQRMTKYGWPGNVRELQHAIERAVIMCEKDMLQPEDLFISNAQKVPEKPTNGETISLDQFNLDELEKAIIRKVLNKHSGNISKAATELGLTRASLYRRLEKYGL, from the coding sequence ATGCCATTAACCCCCGCTCGAATCCTGGTCGTCGATGATAACGAAGACCTTCTAAAAGCAGCTCGTCTGCTTTTGAAACAACATTTTACCCGCGTTGATACTGAAAAAAATCCCGAAAATCTGCCCAATCTGCTGCGTCAGGAAGGCTACGACGTGATCATGCTGGACATGAATTTCACGCAGGACGTTACCTCGGGAACAGAGGGGTTTTTCTGGCTGGATAAAATTCTGCAAATCGATCCGGCGGCGATTGTGCTGCTTATTACGGCGTACGGCGACGTAGAAATGGCCGTGCGGGCCGTAAAGTCCGGGGCAACGGATTTTATCCTGAAACCCTGGAGTAACGAGAAATTGCTCGCGACGCTATTGTCCGCCCTTTCCCTGCGGAAGTCGAAACTGGAAGTCGAAAAACTCAAGTCGCAAAATGCCATCATTGCCCGCGATCAGCAGGCCCGGTTTGGGGAAATGGTAGGGGTAAGTTCAGCCATGCGGGAGGTTTTCGGTACCATCCAGAAAGTAGCCGCCACGGACGCTAACGTATTGATTTTGGGGGAGAATGGTACGGGAAAAGAGCTGATTGCCCGTTCTCTGCACCAAAACTCCAATCGGTCGCGGCAGGCCTTCATCAGCGTAGATCTGGGAGCCATCAGCGAGCATCTGTTCGAAAGTGAACTCTTTGGGCACGTCAAAGGAGCCTTCACGGACGCCCGTGAAGACCGGGCCGGACGCTTCGAAGCCGCCGACGGAGGGACTATTTTCCTGGATGAAATTGGAAACATTCCTTTGCCCATGCAGGCCAAATTGCTAACCGTTCTGCAGAGTCGGCAGGTCACGCGAGTAGGCTCCAATCGCCCTAAATCCATTGACATTCGACTCATCTGTGCGACCAATATGCCCCTGGCCGAAATGGTGAGCAAAGGCGAATTTCGGCAGGATTTACTGTACCGGATCAACACCATTGAACTCCGGATTCCGGCCCTTCGCGAACGCCCCGAAGACATTGAACTGTTGGCTCATCATTACCTGAGGGTGTACACCCAAAAGTACCGTAAACGGATTAAAGACGTAAGTCCGGCGGCCATCCAACGCATGACCAAGTACGGCTGGCCGGGTAACGTTCGCGAGCTACAACACGCCATTGAGCGGGCTGTCATCATGTGCGAAAAGGATATGCTGCAACCCGAAGATCTCTTTATTTCCAACGCTCAAAAGGTACCCGAAAAACCAACGAATGGCGAAACGATTTCCCTGGATCAATTTAATCTGGACGAGCTGGAAAAAGCCATCATTCGGAAGGTACTCAACAAACACAGCGGCAACATTTCCAAAGCAGCGACTGAACTCGGACTGACGCGGGCTTCACTGTATCGGCGGCTGGAGAAATACGGACTTTAA
- a CDS encoding trimeric intracellular cation channel family protein, which translates to MLEYSWFIDYAGTVSFAVSGSFAAMQRRLDPFGVLIIAFVTAVGGGTIRDILLGNTPVTWMRTTTTPLIILVAALISMFLRRGTERLQKPLLLFDSLGLGFFTLVGIEQASRYGLHPGICVALGTITGCFGGVIRDILLNDIPIVFRQEIYATASILGGILYYLFLEFSLTIPLAKLLTIGFIFVFRLLVVRYRWALPRFYE; encoded by the coding sequence ATGCTGGAATATAGCTGGTTTATTGACTACGCGGGAACGGTTTCGTTTGCGGTTTCGGGTTCTTTTGCGGCGATGCAGCGTCGGTTGGACCCGTTTGGGGTGTTGATTATTGCCTTTGTAACGGCCGTCGGTGGGGGTACTATTCGTGATATACTGCTGGGCAATACACCCGTTACCTGGATGCGAACCACTACTACGCCCCTGATCATTCTGGTGGCCGCTCTGATTTCGATGTTTCTGCGGCGGGGAACCGAACGGCTTCAGAAACCCCTGTTACTTTTTGACTCGCTGGGACTCGGCTTTTTTACGCTGGTGGGTATCGAGCAGGCCAGTCGCTACGGTCTGCATCCAGGCATTTGCGTTGCTCTGGGAACGATTACGGGTTGCTTCGGCGGTGTGATCCGGGATATTTTATTGAATGACATTCCCATCGTATTTCGGCAGGAAATCTACGCTACCGCCAGTATTCTGGGCGGCATCTTGTACTACTTATTTTTGGAATTTTCACTTACCATTCCACTGGCTAAACTCCTGACCATCGGATTCATTTTTGTCTTTCGACTACTGGTTGTCAGGTACCGCTGGGCGTTACCGCGGTTTTATGAATAG
- a CDS encoding phosphotransferase enzyme family protein encodes MTLFPTQYSTLSSRALGAYLAEAYGFSDVRCSLLLRGVSDTYRVEHAEGKAIFKIYRDAHRSLPEIQGEVELLNQLRTGGAHVSYPIADLKGEAIQSFQAAEGIRNGVLFTYANGENVYDFSDEQLRIIGHEMAFNHTITSQLELRRPRKPYDLETTLNRPLEVIRPFFEHFPEGYAYLEETARRVKDELERFDTAGFSTGYCHYDYLPKNFHFDEQNTLTVFDYDFAGKGFLANDLMSFQIHFFFHTFLKKISREEADRQFEVFVNAYREKKAFSEQELQAIPYLGFAFWLFYLGFQCENFEDWSNTFFSPRYIHDRIKLIQQYMNMYSTF; translated from the coding sequence ATGACTCTGTTTCCCACTCAATACTCTACCTTGTCGTCGCGTGCCTTAGGAGCCTACCTTGCTGAGGCGTACGGGTTTTCGGACGTTCGTTGTTCACTTCTGTTACGCGGTGTCAGTGACACCTATCGGGTGGAACATGCCGAGGGGAAAGCTATTTTCAAAATCTACCGGGATGCCCACCGATCCTTACCGGAAATTCAGGGTGAGGTAGAATTGCTGAATCAGTTACGGACGGGAGGAGCCCACGTTTCCTATCCGATAGCCGATCTGAAGGGAGAAGCCATTCAGTCGTTTCAGGCCGCCGAAGGCATTCGAAACGGTGTGCTATTTACTTACGCAAACGGTGAAAATGTCTATGATTTTTCCGACGAGCAGTTACGAATCATAGGGCATGAAATGGCGTTCAACCATACAATCACCAGTCAGCTAGAACTGCGTCGTCCACGTAAGCCCTACGATTTGGAAACGACGCTGAATCGTCCTCTGGAAGTAATCAGACCCTTTTTTGAGCATTTTCCGGAAGGGTACGCGTATCTGGAAGAAACCGCTCGACGGGTAAAAGACGAGCTGGAGCGTTTCGATACAGCAGGATTCAGTACGGGCTACTGCCATTACGATTACCTACCCAAGAACTTTCATTTTGACGAGCAGAATACGCTTACCGTTTTTGATTACGACTTTGCCGGAAAAGGCTTTCTGGCCAATGACCTGATGTCGTTTCAAATCCACTTTTTCTTTCATACGTTCTTAAAAAAAATCAGTAGGGAAGAAGCCGATCGACAGTTTGAGGTCTTTGTCAACGCGTACCGGGAAAAGAAAGCTTTTTCAGAACAGGAGTTACAGGCCATCCCGTACCTGGGTTTCGCCTTCTGGCTTTTCTATCTGGGGTTTCAGTGCGAAAATTTTGAGGATTGGTCGAACACATTCTTTAGCCCCAGGTATATACACGACCGGATCAAACTGATTCAACAGTACATGAACATGTATAGTACCTTCTAA